The genomic interval ACAACGGCGGGTATCGCCCAGAAACGTTGGAAAACAGAAACATCAGACCCGCACCGCCGGACTTGATCGTATACCATCATACTGCGCTGCATAGTGATGCTTCATTTTTTGATGTGGTACGGGAAATTGTTGAAGTAAAAGGCTGGTCTACCGGATACCACAGCGTGATTGCTGATGATGGCGTAATCAACAACTTTTGCCGATGGGATCGCACGGGGGTTCACGCACTTGGCGTCAACAGCCGTTCACTCGGTATTGCCCTGAACGGTAATTTCCATTCGCAGCCCGGTGACCCGTTTAGCAATGATAGCGGACAGTTTGGCAATTTACGCCCGACGGATATCCAGTTGCTTTCTGCTGCCAAAGTTGTTGCGCTTTGGTGCCATCTGTACAACATTCCAGTCAAATTTGGCGAGACCATTGTTTCGCACCGCGATGTGCGGCCTACAGCCTGTTCGGGATCGAATTTCCCGTATGACGCCTTTGAGGCGTTGGTAAAAAACTGTTTTGAAGCATGGCAATCCCACGACGCGCAAACTGAACTGATTTTTTACAAGCAGAAACAGCTTATTTACGCCTGATTTTTACACCACATAGTCTATCTAAAAAAGACCATGGAAACGATACTTACGATTACCTACCTCTACATGCTGGTATTGCTGATGGCCCTGCTGATTGAGCGGGTGATGGAGGTTATCATGACAATTTGGAATGTTGTGGAAGTCCGATTGCAGGCGCATCATTTCTGGAATCAGCGGACAGAAACGTTAATGAAGCGTTTTGCTGCGCAAGTTGAATCTAAACGAGCCAGAAATGCGCTGCATTCGCTTGGCCTGAGCCGGCGTATTCGTCAGTATACAGACATCGAACAGGAAATTCGGCCCGGGCAATCCATTGAGTTTTCCAGCGAAGCCGTACGCTATGCCTTTGTCCGCACGTTTGCTTTTTTTGCAACCTCCGCTATGGGCATTGGTCTGTGTCTTCTGGCTGATGTAAACCTCATCGCTATCATCAAGCAGGCGCTTGCGCCGCAATCGATTCCTGTGTTGGATGCCCTGGGTGAACCGCTGCAGCATCTGGTAAGCGGATTGGTCATTGGCCTTGGTGCTGAGCCAGTCCACCGTGTAATTAAAGGCCTCGAAGCGGCAAGGGATTGGCTCGACAAACGTAACCGCCTCAACAACGCGCTTTCTGAGTCAATCCAGATTCGGGGGTGAGTTTGGTGGCGTTTTGGAAACTGGTATTTAGCCAATTTTTAGGAACGACGCTATAGCAGAATTATAGCACAATAAAAGTCACGCGGTATGCCATGCAAAAACACCCGTTGGGTCTTCAAGACCCGACGGGTGTTTCACAAAAGACGTATTTCGCTACAAAAACGCACCTTCTTCTTCGATAAAATCCCAAATAAATACTACTTCATGTAGCGTGGATCAATCGTATGCTACCTGATCTGTGCAAGCACCTTTGTCAGCTGCTCGAGAGAGACCAGGTTGTGCACGGGTAACAAGTGGTCTACGTAGGGGAGGGCGGCTTGCATGCCCTGGGTGAGGGGTTCGTAATTGCTATACCCCATGAGCGGATTGAGCCAGATAAGCTGGTGGCAACTGCGACGCAGGCGCTGCATTTCTGATGAAAGTACGGTCGTATCTCCCCGGTCCCACCCATCGCTGATGATGAGTACGACACTGTTGCTTTTCATAACACGACGCAGCCAGGTGAAGTTGAACGTTTTAATTGCATCGCCAATTTTAGTCCCTCCGGCCCAGTCTAGCACTTCTTTAGAAACAGCCGCAAGGGCTGCATCTACATCCTGGTGTTTCAAGTGGTGGGTGATGCGAGTTATACGAGTCCCAAAGACAAAGCTTTCTACGCTTCGTTTGTCTGCCGTAAGCAGGTGCATGAAGTGGAGGAGCATCTGTGCATACCGCTCCATGGATCCACTGATATCGCAGATGAGCACAACCGGACGCGGTTTTTTCTTTTTTGCAAGATGGGCCAGACGCAGTAATTCCCCTGCATGCCGGCTGCTGTCTCTTACCGTGGCGCGGAAATCGAGTTTAATGCCGCGAGACGCAGGCAGCAGCCTCCTCGAGGCGTAGGGCGGAATCGGCCACTTGAAACGTGCCACGTATTGCTTGGCAGTTGCGATATCTGCATTGGTAAACGCAGCAAAGTCTTTTTGTCGAAGGATCTCTGTCTGGCTGTAGGTTACAATTTGCTCGAGCTCAATTTCCGTTGCTGAGGTCTGTTCGCTTCGTTTTTTAGGCTTGGGTTTCTGGTGCTCTCTCAGCGCTTCCTGGATGCGGTGGTAGCCGCCGGCGCTGGCATTTACCGGAATTTGTGTTTGCTGAAGCAGCCATTGCATCACCTTGGGGAATTTGGTTGGTGCTTTCCAGAAAAGCTTGAAGGCCAAGTCAAAAAGTTCGCGTTCTTCGTGGCGACTAACAAG from Bacteroidota bacterium carries:
- a CDS encoding peptidoglycan recognition family protein — protein: MLEEGSFRLIMLLLSTALGLSFLIERLLEFLNGLFKKLAFSDLDWFEQKGQLPAVLQREVRDEDLTEADFNEQYEPVLFTMKAMEARNTFETAQRFWLQLIGVLAGIAVCWIAKFGLFGPLAAFDGLQGGMDWVLTGILIGGGSQPIHFLIKFLNQRRVVEAGPPEVLPVVSPSGVIVDLGNDPDPFFKILDVPYNGGYRPETLENRNIRPAPPDLIVYHHTALHSDASFFDVVREIVEVKGWSTGYHSVIADDGVINNFCRWDRTGVHALGVNSRSLGIALNGNFHSQPGDPFSNDSGQFGNLRPTDIQLLSAAKVVALWCHLYNIPVKFGETIVSHRDVRPTACSGSNFPYDAFEALVKNCFEAWQSHDAQTELIFYKQKQLIYA
- a CDS encoding VWA domain-containing protein, producing MEAHSFSDHVVAFGRVLRRLGFAIGPAQMMVALEAVAHVGVSEKEDVKNALHACLVSRHEERELFDLAFKLFWKAPTKFPKVMQWLLQQTQIPVNASAGGYHRIQEALREHQKPKPKKRSEQTSATEIELEQIVTYSQTEILRQKDFAAFTNADIATAKQYVARFKWPIPPYASRRLLPASRGIKLDFRATVRDSSRHAGELLRLAHLAKKKKPRPVVLICDISGSMERYAQMLLHFMHLLTADKRSVESFVFGTRITRITHHLKHQDVDAALAAVSKEVLDWAGGTKIGDAIKTFNFTWLRRVMKSNSVVLIISDGWDRGDTTVLSSEMQRLRRSCHQLIWLNPLMGYSNYEPLTQGMQAALPYVDHLLPVHNLVSLEQLTKVLAQIR